From Acidovorax sp. 1608163:
ACCAACAACTCGTATTCATCACAACTATGGATATCAAGATCATTGAGTAGTAATTTCCACTTGGACTTGCGTTGGCTTTCTTTATCAACGTCTTTGTCTTCGTTCTGATTTAGATATTTGCTCCAGTCGTTGGGTGTGCCTTGTGCTAAAACGAAATCAAAGTCAGGGCCATCCTCAATACCTTTGTAATGAATGGCGGAGAGCAGAACTGTAGACGGCACAACCCGATTTAAAAGTACATCTGATAAGTTCGCCTGATTTTCTAAGACGCGGTTCACCGCTTTGATGACTTTGCGAATGATCCTTATGTTCGTAATGTCGCACCGTTGGATGGCATCACGTATACGCTCCCCATACGCTGGCGGTGTGAGCCCGCAGGCGATGGTAAATGCCTCTTCGGTAGACGTGCTCAATCGAAGTTCTTGGTCGACAACTTTCTCTCGAAGCACATCCCAAACATTGCGGTTGTCGAGCTGGTCACTATTGAGGATCAGCACGAAGCGAGCTCCATGTTGCTGCGTGAACTCGTCGATGAACCCGAGAACTTCTTCGATACTGAGTTTGTCATGCTTGCGCTCAATATCATCCAGAACAATGACCCTGTCTTTTAGCAGCGTAGGTATTGCAAGCAATGCTAGTTCGTCTAGTGCGGAGAAGCCTTTATGCAACGAGTTCAGCATTTTCCTTGCGGCCTCTGCTCCGAGCCTTAATTTCTCCCACATTGCGTTGTTCTTTTCCGCACTGGGAAGTGCACTCTGGACGAGTTTGAGCTTGATCTGATTCATATGATTCAGACCGAAGAGCGAAACATACAGAGCGCCCTTAACTGCATTGTCAGCTGAATCAGTTTTTACTTCCCGCCAAAGGTGGCTTTTTCCGGTTCCCCATTTCCCCGAGAGTGCGATCACTTTGCTGTCTTGATCCGCTAGCAATTGGATCAAATTTTCTTTGGTTATCTTCAGCGTCACGATATTTCCTTTGAGGCTCTCGCCAATCCTGCTCCGGTATGTGTATGAGTTGTTCGGTCAATAGGGACCTATCAACACCTGAGATTGCTGCAAGGAGGGTACGACTCAATTGCGGTCTATTCAAAGCAGAGGTCTACATACGCCATCTTTGGACTAATTTAGACCAAAGTTCAGTCTTGCCCGGCCAAAGTAGACCGAATAGCGTCCCTGTCAAGCACCCACCCCCATGAGGTGCTGCACAACAAAACGACAGGAGACAAGCCTTGCCATCCACCCGCTGGAGTCACTGCGGCACTGAAGACCTGAGCGTCTTGCAGGCCATCTTCTGATCCACAGGCGCGTCGCGCAATGCGCTGGCGCAGCGCCTGGCCTATTCCAAGAGCAAGGCCAACGCCATGGTGGCGGCGCTGCTGGATGAAGGCCTGCTCGACGAGGTGGGCCTGCAGGAGTCCTCTGGTGGCCGCCGTGCCGAGACCCCTCGATTGACCGAAACCCTGAGCGTGGTCCTTGGCCTCTCCTTTTGAGGTTGCACTGCCATACCGGCGCCGCGTGTGATGGGCGCCCCCAAGTTGCTGCATACCGGCCCGGGCACGTCCCGCAGCCCTCTAGGGTTTGCCCTAGTCATCGAATAACGTACTAGTTAGTACATTGCATGCACTTTCATCAAACAAAGCGCTTTTTTGCGCCGGATGTGCATGTCTTCCAACACTTCTCCGTCGGCCACCCACGCTGGCACCGCCAGCCACAATCCTCGCAAGGCGGCCCTCGCCAGCTGGATTGGCAGTGCTGTCGAGTACTACGACTTCTTCATCTACGGCACGGCCGCTGCGCTGGTGTTCGGCAAGCTGTTCTTTCCGTCGATTGACCCGCAACTGGCCAACGTGGCGGCGTTTGCCACGTTTGGCGTGGCCTACATCACCCGGCCCTTGGGGGCGGTGCTGCTGGGGCACATTGGCGACAAGTTTGGGCGCAAGAAGGTGCTCACGCTCACGCTGTTGCTCATGGGCTTTTCGACCTTCATGATTGGTGTGCTGCCCACGTATGAGCAAATCGGCTTTGCCGCGCCTGCGCTGCTGGTGGTGATGCGTTTGCTGCAAGGCGTCTCGGCGGCGGGCGAGCAGGCCGGGGCCAATTCGATGACGCTGGAGCATGCGCCCGACCATCGCCGCGCCTTCTTCACCAGCTTCACGCTGTCGGGCACGCAGGCGGGGCTTATCCTGGCCACGTTGGTGTTCATTCCCATCTCGGCTTTGCCTGAGGACCAGTTGTTGGCCTGGGGCTGGCGCATTCCGTTTTTGCTGAGTGCGGTGGTGGTGGCGGTGGGCTTTTGGGTGCGCCGCACCTTGCCTGAGACGCCCGCTTTTGAAGAAGACGCCCAAGCCAAGGGCAAGGCCAAGTTGCCGGTGGTAGAGCTGTTCACCCAGCACAAGGCCCAGGTGCTGCGCGTGGTGTTTGCCGCGCTGGTGTCGGTGGTCAGCACTATCTTCAGCGTGTTCACGCTGTCGTATGCGGTCAACACCATCCACATCCCGCGCGCCACCATGCTCACGGTGCTGGTGCTGGCCAACCTGGTGGCGCTGGGCGCCATCCCGCTGTGGGCCACGCTGTCAGACCGCATTGGCCGCCGCCCGGTGTTCATCCTGGGCGCGCTGGGCTCTGCTGCGCTGATCTGGCCCTACATGTGGGCGCTGAGCACGGCCAATATTCCGCTGATTTTTGCGCTGGGCATTTTGCTGTCGGGCGTGGTGTACAGCGCCGCCAACGGTGTGTGGCCCGCCCTGTATGGCGAGATGTTTGACACCCGCGTGCGCCTGTCGGGCATGGCCATTGGCACGCAGCTGGGCTTTGCCTTGGGTGGCTTTGCGCCCACCATCAGCGCGGCCATTTTGGGCACCGGCCCCACGGGCTGGATTCCGGTGGCGGCGTTTACCACGGGTGCTGCGGTGGTGTCGGCCATCTCGGCCTTCACCGCGCGTGAAACCTATCGTGTGCCCATGGCACAGCTGGGCAAGTACGGCGCCGCATCGGCTGCCCCAACCAAATCTTCGCAACGTGGGGCACAAACCGCATGATCTCCGGCAAAACCGCACTCATCGCCCACCTGGGCTACCCCACGGAGTCGTTCAAGGCCCCGATGATCTACAACCCCTGGTTTGAAAAGCAGGGTATTGATGCGGTGGTGGTGCCCATGGGCGTCAAGCCCGATGACTACACCGCCACGCTGGCCGCGCTCTCGCGCTTTACCAACCTCAAGGGCGCCTTGGTGACCATGCCGCACAAGGTCACCACCTTGTCGCTGGCCGACGAAGTCACGCCCACGGCCCGCATTGCCGGTGCCTGCAACGCGCTGCTGCTGCGGCCCGATGGCACCTGGCTGGGCGACCAGTTTGATGGCGCGGGCTTTGTGCGGGGGCTGCTGCGCAAGGGGCGCACGCTGCGCGGGGCGCGTGTGATCGTGTCGGGCGCGGGCGGCGTGGGCTCGGCCATCGCGGCCTCTTTGGCGGCCGAAGGCGTGGCCCACATCAGCCTGTATGACACCTATGCCGCCAGCGCCGAAGGCCTGGCCGAGCGCCTGCGCGCCCACTACCCGCAGCTGGTGGTGCAGACGGGATCGAACGACCCGGCGGGTTTTGACGTGGTGGTGAACGCCACGCCGCTGGGCATGAAGGAGGGCGACCCGCTGCCCTTTGATGTGGCGCGCATCGACGCTGGTGCCATGGTGGGCGAGGTGGTGATGAAGACCGAATACACGCCGCTGCTGCAAGCCGCGCTGGCCAAGGGCTGCGGTGTGCAGGTGGGCACCGACATGCTGTTCGAGATGATTCCGGCCTACCTGGAATTCTTTGGCTACGGCACCGCCACGGCCGATGAATTGCGCGCTGTGGCGCAGATCAAGTATTGAGCTAGATGCTGGAAACCAGTGGGGGCGGGGCGGCAACGCCCGGCCCTTTTTGCATTGAGAGCGCTCGTTGCAAGAGTGCTGAAACAACCGAAGGTGTACGCATGCGCCGATCCATTGCCACCGTCTCCCTGAGCGGAACCCTGCGCCAGAAGCTCGAAGCCATTGCCGCTGCGCGGTTTGATGGCATTGAGCTGTTTGAGCCCGACTTCATCAGCTTCACCGGCAGCGCGCGTGAGCTGCGCCAGCAAGCCGCCGACCTGGGCCTGGGCATTGACCTGTACCAGCCGTTTCGCGACTTTGAAGGCATGCCCGACGACCTGTTTCGTCGCAGCCTGGACCGTGCCGAGCGCAAGTTCGATGTGATGCAGGAGCTGGGCTGTCCGCTGATGCTGGTGTGCTCCAACACCTCGCCCGCATCGCTGGGCGATGCCGAGCGCGCGGCGGCGCAACTGCACGAGCTGGCCGAGCGCGCCAGCCGCCGCAACCTGCGCATTGGCTACGAGGCGCTGGCCTGGGGCAAGTGGGTCAACCTGTACCAACAGGCGTGGAACATTGTCGAAAAGGCCGACCATCCGCACCTGGGGCTGATTCTGGATAGCTTCCACACCCTGTCGCTGCGCGACGACCCGATGGGCATTGCCGACATTCCGGGTGAGCGCATCTTCTTTGTGCAGATGGCCGACGCGCCGCTGCTGGCCATGGACGTGATCCAGTGGGCGCGCCACCACCGCAACTTTCCCGGCCAGGGGCAGCTGGATGTGGTGACGTTTTTTGAGCAGGCGCTGCTGGCGGGCTACACCGGCAACCTGTCGCTCGAAATCTTCAACGACGTGTTCCGCGAAACGCCCAACCGCCGCACGGCGCTGGATGCCATGCGCTCGCTGCTGTTCTTGGAGAGCGAATGCAAGAACCGGCTGATGGCCCGCACGCAGGCCGCATCGAGCGAGGCCCGCGCCCCCGCCGCCACCCGCGCCCTGCAGCGGCTGGACCTGGCCGCACCGCCCGCCGTGCAGCCCGTGGGCGGCTTCAGCTTCATCGAGTTTGGTGTGGACGAGCCCACGGGCCAGGCGCTGGCCAGCACCTTCACCGCGCTGGGCTTTGAGCACACGGGCCGCCACCGCAGCAAGGCGGTGGATTTGTACTGCCAGGGCGATATCCAGTTCGTCATCAACACCCAGCCGGGCTCGGAGGCGCGCCAGCGCTTTGACGAGCTGGGCCCCTCGGTGTGCGCCATGGGCCTGGTCGCGCCTGACCCGGTGCAGGCCGCCAACCGCGCAGCCGCCCTGCTGTCGGCCCGGCACGTGAGCCCGCTGGGGCCGAATGAGCTGCAACTGCCCGCCATCATCTCGCCCGGCGGCGCGGTGGTGCACTTTGTGCACGCAGGCTCCACGCTCGATGCCGACTTTGTGGCGCCTGTGCCCCGTGCGCCCGTGCCCGCGCAGTGCGGCCTCACGCATGTCGACCACATGGCGCTGGCGCTGGCCAACGACCAGCTCGATACCTGGACGCTGTTTGCCCAGTCCATCCTGGGCCTGAGTGCGGGCGAGAGCCTGGAGCTGGCCGACCCGTTCGGGCTGATCCGCAGCTGCGCGCTCACCAATGCCGAGCGCAATCTGCGCCTGGTGCTCAATGTCTCCAAAAGCCAGCGCACGCGCACGGCGCAGCAGGTGCGGGCCACGGGCCGATCGGGCGGCGGCGTGCACCACATCGCGCTGGCCACGAACGACATCTTTGCCACCGTGCAGCGCCTCACGGCCCAGGGTGTGAAGTGGGTGCCCATCAGCCCCAATTACTACGACGACCTGCTGGCCCGCCTGGACCTGGACGAGGCCCTGGTGCGCCGCATGCAGGCGCTGAACATCGTGGCCGATGTGTCGCCGGGCGGCGGGCGCTTTTTGCACGCCTACACCGAGCCCTTTGCCGACCGTTTCTTCTTTGAAGTGGTGCAGCGCGAAGGCGGCTACGACGGCTATGGCGCCGTGAACGCCGCCGTGCGCATGGCCGCACAAGAGCAGGCGCAGCACGCAGACGCGGCCCGCTGAGGGTTGGGGGAGGGTGGGGGCGGCAGTGCCTTGCTGGCCGCAGCGAGGGGAAATTGCCCCCTTTCCCCTCGCGGGAGAGGGTTGGGGAGAGGGGGCTGCACAAGCACCGCGCCTATTTCACCCCCTCTCCCCGGCCCTCTCCCCGGCCCTCTCCCACCAGGGGAGAGGGAGTGAGGGCCATCGGTGATCGGTGGCTCATCAGCAAAAATGACCGCTAGCGCTTGCAGAGTAAGCGCAAGCAGCTATTGATTTGATAGTGAATGGGTAGATGGCCACAGCCACGGCCTAGCCCCGCGTCTCTGCAGTACAGGCGGGTGGGACGCATCTGCTCTGCCTGTTTGCGCCACCACTGCGCCTGTTCGGTGGTGCGTCGGGCGCGTAAAGTGGCAGGCGGCCGCAGGCCTTGCTCTGTGTTTGTGCCGTCCCCTACAAGCCTTCACACAACGACCCCATGACCGAATTTGTTCGCACCCGGCTGCGCGCCTTGGCGCTGTGGGGCGCCGCCCTGGCCTGCAGTGCTGCAGGGGCTGCACCCGGCGCTGTGGATGCCGCTGGCGTCCAGCCCGTGCCTGCTGCCGCTGCGCCAACTGCTGCGCCCTCGGGCATGGCGTCGCGCGTGCTGGCCTGCACCGCCTGCCATGGCAAAGAAGGCCGCGCCACGCCCGAGGGCTACTTCCCGCGCATCGCAGGCAAGCCTGCTGGCTACCTGGCCAACCAGTTGCTCAACTTCCGCGACGGGCGGCGCAGCTACCCGCAGATGGCTTACCTGCTAGAGCACCTGAGCGACGACTACCTGCGCGAGATGGCCGCCCACTTTGCGGCGCTGGACGTGCCCTACCCACCGGCCCCCGTGCCCCAGGGAACGCCTGCGCAACGGGCCCAAGGCCAGGCGTTGGTGCAGCAGGGCGATGCGGCGCGCAAGATTCCGGCCTGCGTGCAGTGCCACGGAGCGGCCCTGACGGGGGTGGCCCCGTCCATCCCCGGCCTGCTGGGCCTGCCGCGTGATTACCTCAATAGCCAGCTCGGCGCCTGGAAGACCGGCCAGCGCAAGGCCCATGCGCCCGACTGCATGGCCGATGTGGCCCGCCAGCTCACGCCCGAGGATGTGAGTGCGGTGTCTGCCTGGCTGGCCGCGCAGCCGGTGCCTGGCCACGGCAAGCCTGCCAGCAGCCTGCCCGCCGCCATGCCCGCGCGCTGTGGCGGTGTGGCCGAAGGAGGCCGCCCATGAAACGGATGAACCTGCGGCGACTTTTGCGATGGGTGTCCGGCACCCTGGCCACGGTGGGCGTGGCGGCTGCCGCCATCGTGGCGCTGAACCTGCGCGGCGAAGATCCTTTGCCCACGGCCGAGACCCTGCAGACCACCCCCGCGCTGGTGGCGCAGGGCGCGTACCTGGCCCGCGTGGGCAACTGCATGGCCTGCCACACCGCGCAGGGCGGCGCACCGTGGGCCGGTGGCCGGGGCATTGAGACGCCGTTTGGCATGGTCTACAGCCCCAACCTCACGCCCGACCCAGCCACGGGCCTGGGCGCGTGGACATCGGCCGAGTTCTGGCGCGCCCTGCACCACGGGCGCAGCAAGGATGGGCGCCTGCTGTATCCGGCGTTTCCATACCCCAGCTACACGCACGTCACGCGTGAA
This genomic window contains:
- a CDS encoding bifunctional sugar phosphate isomerase/epimerase/4-hydroxyphenylpyruvate dioxygenase family protein, giving the protein MRRSIATVSLSGTLRQKLEAIAAARFDGIELFEPDFISFTGSARELRQQAADLGLGIDLYQPFRDFEGMPDDLFRRSLDRAERKFDVMQELGCPLMLVCSNTSPASLGDAERAAAQLHELAERASRRNLRIGYEALAWGKWVNLYQQAWNIVEKADHPHLGLILDSFHTLSLRDDPMGIADIPGERIFFVQMADAPLLAMDVIQWARHHRNFPGQGQLDVVTFFEQALLAGYTGNLSLEIFNDVFRETPNRRTALDAMRSLLFLESECKNRLMARTQAASSEARAPAATRALQRLDLAAPPAVQPVGGFSFIEFGVDEPTGQALASTFTALGFEHTGRHRSKAVDLYCQGDIQFVINTQPGSEARQRFDELGPSVCAMGLVAPDPVQAANRAAALLSARHVSPLGPNELQLPAIISPGGAVVHFVHAGSTLDADFVAPVPRAPVPAQCGLTHVDHMALALANDQLDTWTLFAQSILGLSAGESLELADPFGLIRSCALTNAERNLRLVLNVSKSQRTRTAQQVRATGRSGGGVHHIALATNDIFATVQRLTAQGVKWVPISPNYYDDLLARLDLDEALVRRMQALNIVADVSPGGGRFLHAYTEPFADRFFFEVVQREGGYDGYGAVNAAVRMAAQEQAQHADAAR
- a CDS encoding shikimate dehydrogenase, giving the protein MISGKTALIAHLGYPTESFKAPMIYNPWFEKQGIDAVVVPMGVKPDDYTATLAALSRFTNLKGALVTMPHKVTTLSLADEVTPTARIAGACNALLLRPDGTWLGDQFDGAGFVRGLLRKGRTLRGARVIVSGAGGVGSAIAASLAAEGVAHISLYDTYAASAEGLAERLRAHYPQLVVQTGSNDPAGFDVVVNATPLGMKEGDPLPFDVARIDAGAMVGEVVMKTEYTPLLQAALAKGCGVQVGTDMLFEMIPAYLEFFGYGTATADELRAVAQIKY
- a CDS encoding NTPase KAP, with translation MTLKITKENLIQLLADQDSKVIALSGKWGTGKSHLWREVKTDSADNAVKGALYVSLFGLNHMNQIKLKLVQSALPSAEKNNAMWEKLRLGAEAARKMLNSLHKGFSALDELALLAIPTLLKDRVIVLDDIERKHDKLSIEEVLGFIDEFTQQHGARFVLILNSDQLDNRNVWDVLREKVVDQELRLSTSTEEAFTIACGLTPPAYGERIRDAIQRCDITNIRIIRKVIKAVNRVLENQANLSDVLLNRVVPSTVLLSAIHYKGIEDGPDFDFVLAQGTPNDWSKYLNQNEDKDVDKESQRKSKWKLLLNDLDIHSCDEYELLVIEFLQSGMFDPTKVKAIVGQYATEEEAMTARDNLKKFFKRLIWNHRLTEAELLEEAKFLIPRINFIDAYSLTALCESVEELPGGDVVAKTMLERWITEFRTKKHEDFDDDDMFGRKLHPAIKAEFQLVKNHAQATVTLLDACVFIAKNSGWNTRQELAMKAATVADFQSTIRDIDIDDLRMFMRRMLEMTMQPDGYRQHFGQATDRFVEACKNLAQDPNTGRLGKLIKTLFANSKQSHLLDGSVASVVV
- a CDS encoding MFS transporter, which gives rise to MSSNTSPSATHAGTASHNPRKAALASWIGSAVEYYDFFIYGTAAALVFGKLFFPSIDPQLANVAAFATFGVAYITRPLGAVLLGHIGDKFGRKKVLTLTLLLMGFSTFMIGVLPTYEQIGFAAPALLVVMRLLQGVSAAGEQAGANSMTLEHAPDHRRAFFTSFTLSGTQAGLILATLVFIPISALPEDQLLAWGWRIPFLLSAVVVAVGFWVRRTLPETPAFEEDAQAKGKAKLPVVELFTQHKAQVLRVVFAALVSVVSTIFSVFTLSYAVNTIHIPRATMLTVLVLANLVALGAIPLWATLSDRIGRRPVFILGALGSAALIWPYMWALSTANIPLIFALGILLSGVVYSAANGVWPALYGEMFDTRVRLSGMAIGTQLGFALGGFAPTISAAILGTGPTGWIPVAAFTTGAAVVSAISAFTARETYRVPMAQLGKYGAASAAPTKSSQRGAQTA
- a CDS encoding c-type cytochrome; protein product: MTEFVRTRLRALALWGAALACSAAGAAPGAVDAAGVQPVPAAAAPTAAPSGMASRVLACTACHGKEGRATPEGYFPRIAGKPAGYLANQLLNFRDGRRSYPQMAYLLEHLSDDYLREMAAHFAALDVPYPPAPVPQGTPAQRAQGQALVQQGDAARKIPACVQCHGAALTGVAPSIPGLLGLPRDYLNSQLGAWKTGQRKAHAPDCMADVARQLTPEDVSAVSAWLAAQPVPGHGKPASSLPAAMPARCGGVAEGGRP